A single region of the Pogoniulus pusillus isolate bPogPus1 chromosome Z, bPogPus1.pri, whole genome shotgun sequence genome encodes:
- the TMEM267 gene encoding transmembrane protein 267, translating to MAFAVASETEKAHALLQTFSTASVISSLALGVFCFVVDRLLQFSFIQQNDWIRAFTDNAVHGILGMWSWAIVIGLRKKSDFTEVALAGFLASIIDVDHFILAGSLSLKAALSLPRRPLLHCSTVIPVVALTLKFIMHLFRLKDSWCFLPWMLFISWTSHHVRDGIRHGLWICPFGKTPPLPYWLYVAITASLPHLCSFIMYLTGTRELLSIKHGIHIDV from the exons ATGGCTTTTGCCGTGGCATCCGAGACTGAAAAGGCccatgctcttctccagactttcaGCACAGCTTCAGTTATTTCTAGTCTAGCTTTGGGAGTATTCTGCTTTGTAGTAGACAGACTTCTGCAGTTTTCCTTCATTCAGCAAAATGACTGGATCCGAGCCTTCACTGATAATGCAGTGCATGGTATCCTGGGCATGTGGTCCTGGGCAATAGTGATTGGACTCAGGAAGAAAAGTGACTTCACTGAGGTTGCTCTGGCTGGATTCCTTGCCTCTATTATTGATGTGGACCACTTCATTCTTGCTGGCTCCCTGTCATTAAAG gctgctctgagtctTCCACGGAGGCCGCTTCTTCATTGCTCTACTGTGATTCCTGTTGTGGCATTGACATTAAAGTTTATTATGCACCTTTTCAGGCTTAAGGACTCATGGTGCTTTCTTCCCTGGATGTTGTTCATATCCTGGACATCTCATCATGTCCGTGATGGGATCCGTCACGGCCTCTGGATCTGCCCATTTGGAAAAACTCCTCCTCTGCCATATTGGCTCTATGTGGCAATTACAGCATCTTTACCTCATCTGTGTTCATTCATTATGTATTTAACAGGCACTAGAGAATTATTGTCTATAAAACATGGAATCCACATTGATGTGTAA